The genomic DNA GTGCTGGCACTGCTCGATGCCTATCCGGCGGAGTGCTGGCGCGCCGAGCCGGAACCCGATCCCGTCGCCGCCCTGCGCGCCCTGCTGGCCATCGCCGGCTACGACCCCGAGGGGCATCCGGAACTCACCACCCGCGAGGCCATCGTCGACTTCCTGCGCCGCGGCGAAAGCGCGCTCGGCAACCTGCCGGGCGGGGTGCTCGACGGGGTGGTGCGCACGGTCACCGATACCAACCGGCTGGTGCGCCAGCACCACCACGCGCGCTACGACGGCACCCTGCTGCATGTGCGCGCCGGCAACGACCATGCCAACCGTCCGCAGCTGCAGCCCTCGCTGTGGGCGCCGCACGCCGCGCACGTCGAAGCGGTGGAGCTGCCGTTCCTGCACGCCGAACTCACCGGTCGCGATGCCACCACGCGCATCGCCCCGCTGCTCGATGCCCGGTTGCGGTGGTTCGAATCGGACCGCACGCACGATCGCTTGCCCGCGCAACGCCCGCACTCCGCAACCCCTCTCCCGTCGACGGGAGAGGGGCAGGGGTGAGGGCAACCTCTCCATCGATCACCCCAGGACCCGCCATGCATCTCACCGGCTTTGAAGGCAGGATCGCGCTGGTCACCGGCGCCGCGGGCGGCATCGGCGCCGCGGTCGTCGCGCTGCTGCGCGATAGCGGTGCGACGGTGATCGCCACCGACGTCGCCGTACCGGCAATCAAGGCCGACAACGTCCATGCCTTCGCCCTCGACGTCACCGATTCCGCCGCGGTCGATGCACTGGTCGCGCGGGTCGAAGCCGACATCGGCCCGATCGACCTCGCCGCCCATGTCGCCGGGGTGCTGTCCACCACTGCCGTCACCGGGACCTCCGACGCCGAATGGCGCCGCACGTTCGCCGTCAATACCGACGGGGTCTTCCACGTCGGCCGCGCCCTGGCCCGCGTGATGGCGCCGCGCCGGCGTGGCGCCCTGGTGGTGGTCGGCTCCAATGCCGCCGGGATTCCCCGCCAGGCCATGGCCGCCTATGCCGCGTCGAAGGCCGCGGCCACGATGTTCGTGCGCTGCCTCGGCCTCGAACTGGCACCACACGGCGTGCGCTGCAACGTCGTTGCTCCCGGCTCGACCCGGACCCCCATGCAGACCGGCATGTGGGCCGACGACGGGGGCGAGGCCCGGGTCATCGCCGGCACCCTGGAGAACTTCAAGAGCGGGATCCCGCTGGGCAAGCTCGCCGAACCCGGTGATATCGCCAACGCGGTGATGTTCCTGCTCTCCGAGCAGGCCGGGCATATCGCCATCAGCGACCTCTATGTGGACGGTGGCGCCACCCTGCGGGCCTGAGCCGGACCGGGGGGCGGCCCGGCGGTGCAGCCGCGGGAGGGTCCGGTGACCGCCACCCGGGCCTCACGGCCCGCGCCGCGGTTCGCGCATACTCCGGCCTGGTGTCCAGGCTGTAGGGGGTGCGTCGTGGCGGCCCGCGCGCGGGACCGGTGGCCCTCAAGAAACCGCGGGAGCGGCCGATCTCACCGGGATAGCGGGCAGGGCGCCAGGCGTGTCCGTGCGGCTCATGTGGGTCACTGTCAGCAACGGATCCGGAGAACGAGGGAATGGCCCTGAGGGTTGAGGAACGCAAGGTCGCCGTCGCGGACCT from Luteimonas sp. YGD11-2 includes the following:
- a CDS encoding 2,3-dihydro-2,3-dihydroxybenzoate dehydrogenase produces the protein MHLTGFEGRIALVTGAAGGIGAAVVALLRDSGATVIATDVAVPAIKADNVHAFALDVTDSAAVDALVARVEADIGPIDLAAHVAGVLSTTAVTGTSDAEWRRTFAVNTDGVFHVGRALARVMAPRRRGALVVVGSNAAGIPRQAMAAYAASKAAATMFVRCLGLELAPHGVRCNVVAPGSTRTPMQTGMWADDGGEARVIAGTLENFKSGIPLGKLAEPGDIANAVMFLLSEQAGHIAISDLYVDGGATLRA